One segment of Akkermansiaceae bacterium DNA contains the following:
- a CDS encoding phosphatidylserine decarboxylase — MKDIQFYNRYTGQLETEQVYGESFLKWAYGNPLGKLALHSFVKRPAFSRWYGKRMDHPATRSKVGPFIDDYALDPSEFADAPDRFSTFNEFFYRKLKPGARPIADSAVVFPADGRHLGFANIDDIPGFFVKGQRFDIHQLIDDPGLSARYAGGTLVLSRLCPVDYHRFHFPVSGKAGATRLINGPLFSVSPIALARNLAYVWQNKRTVTRIITETMGTVLMLEIGATCVGSILQTYDPDQHVNKGDEKGYFAFGGSSTITVFEPGKVKLADDLLDNSAQQTETYARMGDTMGSSIVG, encoded by the coding sequence GTGAAAGACATTCAGTTTTACAATCGCTACACCGGCCAGCTGGAAACCGAGCAGGTTTACGGGGAATCCTTCCTCAAGTGGGCCTACGGCAATCCGCTTGGCAAACTGGCACTGCACAGCTTTGTCAAACGCCCCGCCTTCTCGCGCTGGTATGGCAAACGGATGGACCATCCGGCGACCAGGTCGAAAGTCGGGCCATTCATCGATGACTACGCGCTCGACCCCTCGGAATTTGCCGATGCGCCGGACCGGTTTTCCACTTTCAACGAGTTCTTCTACCGCAAGCTCAAACCTGGTGCCCGGCCGATTGCCGACTCCGCTGTGGTCTTCCCGGCGGACGGTCGCCACCTCGGGTTTGCCAATATCGATGACATCCCCGGCTTCTTTGTAAAGGGGCAACGTTTTGACATCCACCAGCTCATCGACGACCCCGGGCTGTCGGCCCGATACGCTGGGGGCACCCTTGTCTTGTCCAGACTCTGTCCAGTCGACTACCACCGTTTCCACTTCCCTGTTAGCGGCAAGGCTGGTGCAACTCGCCTGATCAACGGGCCTCTGTTTTCCGTCTCCCCGATCGCACTGGCCCGTAACCTCGCCTATGTGTGGCAGAACAAACGCACCGTGACCCGGATCATCACCGAAACCATGGGCACGGTGCTCATGCTGGAAATCGGGGCCACCTGTGTAGGCTCTATTTTGCAGACTTATGATCCTGACCAACACGTCAATAAAGGCGACGAAAAAGGCTACTTCGCGTTCGGGGGCTCGTCCACCATCACCGTGTTTGAACCCGGGAAAGTCAAACTGGCCGATGACCTGCTGGACAACTCCGCCCAACAAACCGAAACCTATGCCAGGATGGGCGATACCATGGGATCATCCATTGTTGGCTGA
- a CDS encoding DNA-directed RNA polymerase subunit alpha has translation MSEDTSKKTATTEATEEDTDTAFKLDRFELPNRLTKNEDTESETYAQFTAEPFESGYGHTIGNSLRRVLLSSLEGAAITSVRIAGVQHEFSSLPGCVEDVTDIILNLKKVKFKHHGKEPRVLTIKCEKEGVITAADIQDDNIYEVVNKDQIICTLDRKVKFDCEFEVKVGRGFNTGDENKRPDMPIGVIAIDSIFSPVVRVKYSVAATRVGQMTDYDKLVLDVWTDGRVEPSDALLQASAILRHHLDVFVNYDENAVDFEEAPAEQSEENAALKKLLNMSVNEIELSVRAANCLNNANITTVGQLATKTEAEMLKYRNFGKKSLNEIKEKLVELGLGLGMNIDPSLLTGALPTVNAPRLGAEEEAPVGLADLIAQNLND, from the coding sequence ATGTCAGAAGACACATCAAAAAAAACCGCAACCACAGAAGCCACCGAGGAAGATACAGACACCGCATTCAAGCTGGACCGTTTTGAACTTCCTAACCGCCTCACCAAGAACGAGGACACCGAGTCCGAAACCTATGCCCAGTTCACCGCTGAGCCGTTCGAGAGCGGATACGGTCACACCATCGGAAACTCCCTGCGCCGCGTGCTGCTCTCCTCGCTGGAGGGTGCCGCCATCACATCCGTCCGCATCGCAGGCGTCCAACACGAATTCTCCAGCCTCCCCGGCTGTGTCGAGGACGTCACCGATATCATCCTCAATCTCAAAAAGGTGAAATTCAAGCACCACGGCAAAGAACCACGCGTTCTGACCATCAAGTGTGAGAAAGAAGGCGTCATTACTGCCGCTGACATCCAGGACGACAACATCTACGAAGTCGTCAACAAAGACCAAATCATCTGCACACTCGACCGCAAGGTGAAGTTCGACTGCGAATTTGAAGTCAAGGTCGGCCGCGGTTTTAATACCGGCGACGAGAACAAACGCCCTGACATGCCCATCGGTGTCATCGCTATTGACTCAATCTTCTCACCAGTCGTGCGCGTGAAATACTCCGTTGCCGCTACCCGTGTCGGCCAGATGACCGACTACGACAAACTTGTGCTCGATGTCTGGACCGATGGTCGCGTCGAGCCATCCGACGCCCTTCTCCAGGCCTCCGCCATTCTCCGCCACCACCTCGACGTGTTTGTCAACTACGACGAGAACGCGGTCGACTTTGAAGAGGCTCCTGCTGAGCAAAGCGAGGAAAACGCCGCACTCAAGAAGCTCCTCAACATGAGCGTCAACGAGATCGAACTTTCCGTTCGTGCTGCCAACTGCCTCAACAACGCCAACATCACTACCGTTGGCCAGCTCGCCACGAAGACTGAAGCGGAAATGCTCAAGTACCGTAACTTCGGTAAGAAGTCACTGAACGAAATCAAGGAGAAGCTCGTCGAGCTTGGTCTTGGTCTCGGCATGAACATCGATCCATCCCTGCTCACAGGCGCACTTCCAACCGTGAATGCACCACGCCTCGGAGCGGAAGAGGAAGCTCCTGTTGGCCTTGCCGACCTCATCGCACAAAACCTGAACGACTAA
- the rplQ gene encoding 50S ribosomal protein L17 translates to MRHRKKTVKLQRDAAHRRALLANLACSLIEHGRIRTTLAKAKALRPVAEKMVTLAKRGDLHARRQALAFLRQKDNVKKLFEEVGPACEDRQGGYCRITKLGARISDSAPMAYIEWTDVEDMAVSLADDE, encoded by the coding sequence ATGAGACACAGAAAAAAGACTGTCAAACTTCAACGCGACGCCGCACACCGCCGTGCGCTTCTCGCTAACCTCGCCTGCAGCCTGATCGAACACGGCCGCATCCGCACCACACTCGCCAAGGCCAAGGCCCTGCGCCCTGTGGCAGAGAAAATGGTTACCCTCGCCAAGCGGGGTGACCTGCACGCACGCCGTCAGGCACTCGCATTCCTCCGCCAGAAGGACAACGTGAAAAAGCTCTTCGAAGAGGTCGGCCCGGCCTGTGAAGACCGTCAAGGCGGTTACTGCCGCATCACCAAGTTAGGTGCGCGCATCAGTGACTCCGCCCCGATGGCTTACATCGAGTGGACTGACGTCGAGGACATGGCTGTTTCGCTCGCCGACGACGAATAA